Proteins encoded within one genomic window of Calditrichota bacterium:
- a CDS encoding pyridoxal-phosphate dependent enzyme, which yields MYSETTVKSKSALRRIKKYIRHTPLDEFKELSQQTFNKIFLKLENWQETGSFKVRGALNRMLTLSEKEKSDGVITASAGNHGLGVAYASELLGIKARIVAPVSAAPTKIQMLHNFGVEVVQAGRDYDESEDVAHRIENDCQLTFVHAFEDPYIIAGQGTIALEILESLPEADMIVVPVGGGGLISGVAIAAKQIKSNIKIIGVQSEASPAMYRAWKSNQAIESPIRETVADGLAGRLVSPTMLATVQKYVDDFVLVSEEEIVDAMLYLLETKHILVEGAAAVGIAAVKNRHLSGENENIAIVISGRNIDLKIVKKILRT from the coding sequence ATGTATTCGGAAACAACCGTCAAATCCAAATCTGCCCTGCGGAGAATCAAAAAATATATCCGCCACACGCCCCTCGATGAATTCAAAGAATTGTCGCAACAAACCTTCAACAAAATATTTTTGAAATTGGAAAATTGGCAAGAAACCGGCTCGTTCAAAGTGCGCGGCGCATTGAATCGTATGCTAACTCTCAGCGAAAAAGAAAAATCCGATGGAGTGATTACTGCTTCCGCCGGGAATCACGGTTTGGGCGTAGCGTACGCCAGCGAATTATTGGGCATAAAGGCGCGGATTGTGGCGCCGGTTTCCGCCGCTCCCACAAAAATTCAAATGCTGCACAATTTCGGCGTCGAAGTTGTGCAGGCGGGTCGTGATTACGACGAATCCGAAGATGTAGCACATCGCATCGAAAATGACTGTCAGCTCACTTTTGTGCACGCTTTTGAAGATCCCTACATTATCGCCGGTCAGGGAACTATCGCGCTGGAAATTTTGGAATCGCTGCCGGAGGCAGACATGATCGTCGTCCCCGTCGGCGGAGGCGGACTCATTTCGGGAGTTGCCATCGCGGCGAAACAAATTAAGTCTAACATTAAAATTATCGGCGTGCAAAGCGAAGCGTCGCCGGCAATGTACCGCGCCTGGAAATCTAATCAGGCAATCGAATCTCCGATCAGGGAAACCGTCGCGGATGGCCTCGCCGGCAGACTGGTCAGTCCGACCATGCTGGCAACGGTTCAGAAGTACGTCGATGATTTTGTCCTTGTTTCGGAGGAAGAAATCGTCGACGCCATGCTTTATTTGCTGGAGACAAAACACATTCTCGTCGAAGGCGCCGCTGCCGTCGGCATCGCTGCTGTCAAAAACAGACACCTTTCAGGGGAAAACGAAAACATTGCCATCGTTATTTCCGGGAGAAATATTGATTTGAAAATTGTAAAAAAAATTTTGCGGACGTAA
- the prmA gene encoding 50S ribosomal protein L11 methyltransferase encodes MKSSEKNRWVKISLPVDEQSEESIANFLFELGSAGCHTEKGILHGYFSDKDWRQSKAEKFDRYLRELGKLGFKIQIEKMKVRVFADRDWNAEWKKGYKSVEIGGKILIKPSWEEKVAAADKITIEIDPQMAFGTGTHETTQLILEIMLKQKRDFKRILDIGAGTGILSIAAAKLFSGKIFAFDRDPVAVQTARKNAANNGVGERIYFFCSDRLSLSPKKFDLMLANIDRTALEKMLLDIEGNLSPDGLVIFSGILVEERDQFLFSLSPTALRSRDEATKEEWIGITAGRN; translated from the coding sequence ATGAAGTCCTCAGAGAAAAATCGTTGGGTGAAAATCTCCCTGCCGGTCGACGAGCAATCGGAAGAGTCGATCGCGAATTTCCTGTTTGAGTTGGGCAGCGCCGGCTGCCACACGGAAAAAGGGATTTTGCACGGTTATTTTTCGGACAAGGATTGGCGTCAGTCAAAGGCGGAGAAATTTGACCGTTATTTGCGGGAATTGGGAAAGCTTGGTTTCAAAATCCAAATCGAAAAAATGAAAGTCCGTGTTTTTGCTGATCGCGACTGGAATGCGGAATGGAAAAAAGGGTACAAGTCCGTCGAAATCGGCGGGAAAATTTTGATCAAGCCAAGTTGGGAAGAAAAAGTTGCTGCGGCGGATAAGATCACCATTGAAATAGATCCGCAGATGGCGTTTGGCACGGGCACGCACGAAACTACTCAGCTCATTCTGGAAATAATGCTGAAACAAAAGCGGGATTTCAAACGTATTCTCGACATCGGCGCCGGAACCGGTATTTTGTCGATCGCAGCGGCAAAGCTTTTTTCCGGAAAAATTTTTGCCTTTGACCGCGATCCCGTTGCCGTGCAAACGGCGCGCAAGAATGCCGCGAACAACGGCGTCGGCGAGCGGATTTACTTTTTTTGCAGCGATCGCCTCTCTCTGTCACCGAAAAAATTTGATCTCATGTTAGCAAATATCGATCGCACCGCGCTGGAAAAGATGCTTCTCGATATCGAAGGCAACCTTTCTCCTGACGGGCTGGTCATCTTTTCCGGCATATTGGTCGAAGAGCGGGATCAATTTTTATTTTCGCTATCGCCGACAGCTTTACGCTCACGGGATGAAGCGACAAAAGAAGAGTGGATCGGAATAACGGCGGGCAGAAATTGA
- a CDS encoding tetratricopeptide repeat protein: protein MGRHVYLIATILLLFAVAGLAQRSPSSETQSFRTAKGIYDDGLYKLAADQFASFLAKYPKSELTTPATYYLAESYFQLKKYKKAISFYEKLLQSDAAVKYRSLIRLRYGEAYFHSGDFRKAKQLLGKFISESAEGKQLQDGYYWLAESEFRLGQTDEALRHYHEMLNLFPEGQFADYAQYSISYIQEGKKRYSDAVNSYRRLLSRYPKSPLVAAALYRAGFSAKKANDDALAEKLIKAAIEKYPDYKYRGQGEFQLAEIYFRQKKYQQAIDQYRRIIRKNLAPELTDDCYYGIGWVYMAQEKYVDAIAQFDAMLQRVPNSELAPTAMFQKGRCYEKLNQNQQAKQTFLRLVEKYGSHKIIPAALYELGKIDFTENNFPPAQQYFGQIVDKFPGDDIAPEASFMIGETYRAQGKLAEAEKAYRETISKFASHKTAPLALEKLGWTFLKGKNFQHAIDTFNQLLEEYPNYKSLDEAIFGLAEAYFGLEQWAQAEKFYQQVVTQFLESHRLAESYYGLGWCQFRLENFASAVKNFDRAAEMSRDAAVKADALLRSGDALFNLKKYTQAIKRYRRVIRLAVDPEVKAEAQFQIGQSYFHLSNFTSSVSEFRKVTRWYRNASLAAEAQFMTGKAYFQSGDYRQALREFDRVVTDFPSSKFLAKAIYAKADCYYNLGDYVDAITKYQEIIDKYPDSGLLDEALSGMQWAMIQQGRTSEALSLVDSYLKKFPDADWAPDLIFRKGELLFNLKNYSEANSAFQQLAKNYPQSKSAQSAWYWIGECYLKMDEKQKAIQSYQRQFEMNPANDFSKSALLTIGKILQRDQKYEQAVQNYQELIQNYRGSEAAARARVQIGFCRLKQGDLLTAQKEFETVIEKFPGTETSFRAQIELAKMEMKTGKDEHSRKILAKVLNCPFPNLAAEAQYFIGESYFQDGNYQQAIVEYLKVKYLYGTATDWVVRGIYQAALANEVVKQYAEARQLYRTLIDKYQDEEFRKKAQLRLNEIAGK, encoded by the coding sequence ATGGGAAGGCATGTTTATCTGATAGCGACCATTTTGCTCCTTTTCGCCGTTGCCGGGCTGGCGCAACGATCACCGTCTTCTGAGACTCAGTCTTTTCGCACGGCAAAGGGCATTTATGACGACGGTCTGTACAAATTGGCTGCGGATCAGTTTGCTTCATTTCTGGCAAAATATCCGAAAAGCGAACTGACGACGCCAGCGACGTATTACCTCGCTGAATCATATTTTCAATTGAAAAAATACAAAAAAGCGATTTCTTTTTACGAAAAATTGCTGCAAAGCGACGCTGCTGTCAAATATCGTTCGCTCATTCGACTGCGTTACGGCGAGGCTTATTTCCACAGCGGAGATTTCCGCAAGGCAAAGCAACTCCTCGGCAAATTCATCAGCGAATCCGCTGAGGGGAAGCAACTGCAGGACGGCTATTACTGGCTGGCGGAAAGCGAGTTTCGGCTGGGGCAAACGGATGAAGCGCTGCGGCATTACCATGAGATGCTCAATCTTTTTCCCGAGGGACAGTTTGCCGATTACGCCCAGTATTCCATTTCCTACATTCAGGAAGGAAAAAAGCGCTACTCAGACGCTGTAAATTCCTATCGCCGACTACTGTCCCGCTATCCCAAAAGTCCGCTGGTTGCGGCGGCTCTCTATCGGGCCGGATTTTCAGCGAAAAAAGCAAACGACGATGCACTGGCGGAAAAACTGATTAAAGCCGCCATCGAAAAATATCCGGATTACAAATATCGCGGTCAGGGTGAGTTTCAACTGGCGGAAATCTATTTTCGGCAAAAAAAATATCAGCAGGCAATCGATCAATATCGGCGAATTATCAGAAAAAATCTGGCTCCCGAGTTGACTGATGACTGTTACTACGGCATCGGCTGGGTTTACATGGCGCAGGAAAAATACGTCGACGCTATTGCTCAATTCGACGCCATGCTCCAGCGCGTTCCGAACAGCGAACTTGCGCCGACCGCCATGTTTCAGAAAGGACGCTGTTACGAAAAACTAAACCAAAACCAGCAAGCGAAACAGACATTTTTGCGATTGGTCGAAAAGTACGGTAGCCACAAAATAATTCCGGCGGCGCTTTACGAGTTGGGAAAAATTGATTTCACAGAAAACAATTTCCCGCCGGCGCAGCAATATTTCGGACAAATAGTTGACAAATTTCCCGGCGACGATATTGCGCCGGAGGCGTCATTTATGATTGGCGAAACTTATCGCGCCCAAGGCAAACTTGCTGAAGCGGAAAAGGCGTACCGCGAGACGATTAGCAAATTTGCATCTCACAAAACTGCGCCGCTTGCTCTGGAAAAATTGGGCTGGACATTTTTAAAAGGGAAAAATTTTCAGCACGCCATTGATACTTTTAATCAACTATTAGAGGAATATCCGAATTACAAATCGCTCGATGAGGCGATCTTTGGACTGGCAGAGGCGTATTTCGGTTTAGAGCAATGGGCGCAAGCGGAGAAATTTTACCAGCAGGTTGTGACACAATTCCTTGAATCACATCGTCTGGCGGAAAGCTATTACGGTCTTGGCTGGTGTCAATTTCGTCTGGAAAATTTTGCTTCCGCAGTGAAAAATTTTGATCGCGCTGCGGAAATGTCCCGCGATGCTGCGGTCAAAGCCGACGCCTTGCTGCGCAGCGGAGATGCTCTGTTTAATTTGAAAAAATACACCCAAGCCATCAAAAGATACCGCCGCGTAATCAGGCTGGCGGTTGATCCTGAAGTCAAGGCAGAAGCGCAATTTCAAATAGGCCAAAGCTATTTTCATCTGTCAAATTTTACCTCCAGCGTAAGCGAATTTCGCAAAGTCACCCGCTGGTACCGCAACGCCAGTCTGGCGGCGGAAGCGCAGTTCATGACCGGAAAAGCCTATTTTCAGTCCGGTGATTACCGACAGGCGCTGCGGGAATTTGACCGCGTGGTCACGGATTTTCCGTCGAGCAAATTTTTGGCAAAAGCGATTTACGCCAAAGCGGATTGCTATTACAACCTCGGCGATTACGTGGACGCCATTACAAAATATCAGGAAATCATCGACAAATATCCGGACAGCGGTTTGCTGGACGAAGCTTTGAGCGGAATGCAATGGGCGATGATTCAGCAGGGCAGAACTTCCGAGGCGTTATCGCTGGTGGATTCCTATTTGAAAAAATTTCCCGATGCGGACTGGGCGCCGGATCTCATTTTTCGCAAGGGGGAGTTACTGTTCAATCTAAAAAATTACAGCGAAGCGAATAGCGCTTTTCAACAATTGGCGAAAAATTACCCGCAATCAAAATCGGCGCAGTCGGCGTGGTACTGGATCGGCGAATGTTATTTGAAAATGGATGAAAAACAAAAAGCGATTCAATCTTACCAGCGACAATTTGAGATGAACCCGGCGAATGATTTTTCAAAGAGTGCGCTGCTGACAATTGGGAAAATTTTGCAACGGGATCAAAAATACGAACAAGCAGTGCAGAATTATCAGGAATTAATCCAAAATTACCGGGGGAGCGAAGCTGCGGCGCGCGCGCGAGTGCAAATCGGATTTTGTCGGCTCAAACAGGGCGATTTGCTGACCGCACAGAAAGAATTTGAGACGGTAATTGAAAAATTTCCCGGCACGGAAACCAGTTTTCGCGCGCAGATCGAATTGGCAAAAATGGAAATGAAAACCGGCAAAGATGAGCATAGTCGAAAAATACTGGCAAAAGTTCTGAATTGTCCGTTTCCGAATTTGGCGGCGGAAGCCCAGTACTTCATCGGCGAGAGCTACTTTCAAGACGGCAATTATCAGCAGGCAATTGTTGAATATTTGAAAGTAAAATATCTTTACGGCACGGCGACGGACTGGGTCGTGCGCGGCATCTATCAGGCGGCGCTGGCAAATGAAGTGGTCAAACAATACGCCGAAGCGCGCCAGCTCTATCGAACGTTGATCGACAAATATCAGGATGAAGAATTCCGTAAAAAAGCACAACTACGATTAAATGAAATAGCCGGAAAATAG
- a CDS encoding DUF4390 domain-containing protein, whose protein sequence is MKKIYLLILWLTFLTSFLLADEKKVFIDSIGVKEGNLVVSFHTQGIFDDKTMQGLRRGLTSTFQYEIQLWERKSRWVNSLIAGQSRRIKVYFDNWEKKFVVLSPEERRLTPSPEKVQRLCTEMSDMGLLPQKKISAKKKYFVTVKAILRPLSMENYQEIKNWLSGSAKNLDLKNLDDSKEQEKRFKGGFLKLLLSLTGFGDKIVSGKSQVFQMQEGKILFQK, encoded by the coding sequence ATGAAAAAAATTTATTTGCTAATTCTCTGGTTGACCTTTTTGACTTCTTTTTTGCTCGCTGATGAAAAAAAAGTGTTCATTGATTCCATCGGCGTCAAAGAAGGAAATCTTGTCGTCAGCTTTCACACCCAGGGAATTTTTGACGACAAAACCATGCAGGGGCTACGCCGCGGACTGACCAGTACTTTTCAGTACGAAATTCAATTGTGGGAGCGCAAGAGCCGCTGGGTCAATAGTTTAATCGCCGGCCAGTCCCGGCGCATTAAAGTCTATTTTGATAATTGGGAAAAGAAATTCGTCGTTCTGAGCCCCGAGGAGCGGCGGCTGACCCCTTCTCCGGAAAAAGTTCAGCGATTGTGCACCGAGATGAGCGACATGGGTTTGCTTCCGCAGAAAAAAATTTCAGCGAAGAAGAAATATTTTGTCACCGTGAAAGCGATTTTGCGGCCTCTTTCCATGGAGAATTATCAGGAAATAAAAAATTGGCTCTCCGGCAGCGCGAAGAATTTAGACTTGAAAAATTTAGATGATTCAAAAGAGCAGGAAAAACGCTTCAAAGGCGGGTTTTTGAAATTGTTGCTCTCTTTGACCGGTTTTGGCGACAAGATTGTTTCGGGAAAAAGTCAGGTTTTTCAAATGCAGGAAGGAAAAATTTTATTCCAAAAATGA
- a CDS encoding TonB-dependent receptor, giving the protein MRQIRIFIFGIFVVLAMTNLLLGQTRSASDSLKKQQKKSARLQLPDEIIYGQNKSRRIVKKNKKTFSSEISLLPAKVASLSPVIEFAANKSVFSRSENTKDARKSLLLHWGRFQDANFAGTWSQQTRLVNFRAAGQFRRIGGQFENSQFQRTVIAADVSRSVTENLSAALSLDGNVRDYGLFQARQSNAATRDVQQLQTDFFVNYLNEKGHALNGRIFYRGNHFEDADSAKVSQKDRWFGFNFDYSKKINATLLSVSSDYQHNSFGENQQQSIFEGKLGIGFAPLHFLRVKVSAFYQDVEVSELQSRTKFSPELELIFTPLENFGGKIFAKREIAPIAFDRWFQANPYLDFSANLQPMEKDLQLGASFEYLPAENLDLRADLKIEKTKNDVYWTQSPQTGLFGLNRLESTTVTKFSLAAAWDLAPNIRLDGKFMATFYSIGDDSLRAADAHLPYTENFSLPLSLEWQFARSWRFDLGMNWVGSRFTAVQRNEKLPSFLWLSAKLEKRIFSQYRLFLQGTNLLNQAVEIWQNFPERGVSLLAGVRAEW; this is encoded by the coding sequence ATGAGACAGATCAGAATTTTTATTTTTGGAATTTTTGTTGTCCTGGCCATGACGAACTTGCTGCTCGGGCAAACGCGATCCGCGAGCGATTCGCTGAAAAAGCAGCAGAAAAAATCGGCGCGGCTGCAATTGCCAGACGAAATCATTTATGGTCAGAACAAGAGCAGGCGAATCGTCAAAAAAAACAAAAAAACTTTTTCATCCGAAATCTCCCTTCTGCCGGCAAAAGTGGCGTCGCTATCTCCGGTGATTGAGTTTGCTGCTAACAAATCGGTTTTTTCCCGTTCAGAGAACACAAAAGATGCCAGAAAATCGCTTTTGCTGCACTGGGGACGCTTTCAGGACGCCAATTTTGCGGGGACATGGTCACAGCAGACGCGGCTGGTGAATTTTCGCGCGGCTGGTCAGTTTCGGCGTATTGGCGGACAATTTGAAAACAGCCAATTTCAGCGCACTGTCATCGCTGCTGATGTAAGCAGGAGCGTGACGGAAAATTTGTCCGCAGCGCTCTCCCTGGACGGAAATGTACGTGACTATGGTCTGTTTCAAGCGCGGCAATCCAACGCCGCGACACGCGATGTTCAGCAACTGCAGACTGATTTTTTTGTCAATTATTTAAATGAAAAAGGCCACGCGCTGAATGGGCGCATTTTCTATCGCGGAAACCATTTTGAGGATGCCGATTCCGCAAAAGTCAGCCAGAAAGATCGCTGGTTCGGATTTAATTTTGATTACAGCAAAAAAATCAATGCAACACTTCTGAGTGTCAGTAGCGATTATCAGCACAACAGTTTTGGCGAAAATCAACAACAGAGTATTTTTGAAGGGAAATTAGGAATTGGCTTTGCTCCGCTGCATTTTCTGCGCGTGAAAGTTAGTGCTTTTTATCAGGATGTCGAAGTCAGTGAATTGCAATCGCGGACAAAATTTTCGCCGGAATTGGAATTGATTTTTACGCCGCTGGAAAATTTTGGCGGAAAAATTTTTGCCAAACGCGAGATTGCGCCCATTGCGTTCGATCGCTGGTTTCAGGCAAATCCCTACCTTGATTTTTCCGCGAATTTGCAGCCGATGGAAAAAGACCTGCAATTGGGCGCGTCTTTTGAATATTTGCCCGCGGAAAATCTGGATTTGCGCGCTGATTTGAAAATTGAAAAGACAAAGAATGATGTTTATTGGACGCAAAGCCCGCAAACGGGCTTGTTCGGTCTGAATCGGCTGGAGTCAACAACAGTGACAAAATTTTCGCTGGCAGCGGCATGGGATTTGGCGCCGAACATCCGGCTTGACGGAAAATTCATGGCAACGTTCTATTCCATCGGCGACGATTCTCTCCGTGCCGCTGATGCGCACTTGCCCTACACGGAAAATTTCAGCTTACCGTTGTCGCTGGAATGGCAATTTGCCCGGAGCTGGCGTTTTGACCTGGGAATGAACTGGGTCGGAAGCCGTTTCACGGCAGTACAGAGAAATGAAAAACTTCCTTCTTTTCTGTGGTTGTCGGCGAAATTGGAAAAGAGAATTTTCTCACAATACCGCCTGTTTCTGCAAGGGACCAATTTGTTGAATCAAGCGGTTGAAATCTGGCAGAATTTCCCGGAGCGCGGCGTTTCTCTGCTCGCCGGCGTTCGCGCTGAATGGTAA